One Selenomonadales bacterium DNA window includes the following coding sequences:
- the atpG gene encoding ATP synthase F1 subunit gamma, whose translation MPSAQDIKRRIKGVVSTQQITKAMKMVATARLRRAQEMAGASVPYAEKMRSVLASLAASNASASHPLMEKRTDEKKLFVVLSADKGLAGAYMSNLVKAVTPEVTTATPLVVVGRRCADYFKRREYNVVHAHIGFSEKPNYDHARMIAKEITHLFLTGECNQIYLAYTKFYSPIKVEPTIVRLLPLDDVLGDAKAKPQGEYLFEPSPEDVLAVLLPKYLEMTVYAALLQSAASELGARMTAMGSATDNAEELISQLTLYYNQVRQAAITNEISEIVGGADALK comes from the coding sequence ATGCCCAGCGCACAAGATATCAAACGGCGCATCAAGGGCGTCGTCAGCACGCAGCAGATCACCAAGGCCATGAAGATGGTCGCCACAGCGCGACTTCGCCGTGCGCAGGAAATGGCAGGTGCCAGCGTACCGTATGCCGAAAAAATGCGCTCGGTACTCGCAAGCCTTGCCGCATCAAACGCATCGGCATCACATCCGCTGATGGAAAAACGCACCGATGAGAAAAAACTGTTCGTCGTCTTGTCTGCCGACAAAGGGTTGGCAGGCGCGTATATGTCGAACCTCGTCAAGGCAGTCACGCCCGAGGTCACGACAGCCACACCGCTCGTCGTAGTCGGACGCAGATGCGCAGACTATTTCAAACGGCGCGAATATAACGTCGTTCATGCGCATATCGGATTCAGTGAAAAGCCGAACTACGACCATGCGCGAATGATCGCCAAAGAGATCACGCACCTGTTCCTTACGGGCGAGTGCAATCAAATATATCTGGCATATACCAAATTCTATTCGCCGATCAAAGTCGAGCCGACGATCGTGAGGCTTCTTCCGCTCGACGATGTGCTTGGTGATGCGAAAGCAAAACCGCAAGGCGAATACCTGTTTGAGCCATCGCCCGAAGATGTGCTTGCCGTCCTCTTGCCGAAGTATCTCGAGATGACCGTCTATGCGGCACTCCTGCAATCGGCAGCCAGCGAGCTCGGCGCACGCATGACAGCAATGGGTTCGGCAACAGACAACGCAGAAGAACTGATCTCGCAGTTGACACTCTACTATAACCAAGTACGCCAAGCCGCGATCACGAACGAGATATCCGAGATCGTCGGCGGTGCGGACGCACTGAAGTAA